The following nucleotide sequence is from Nautilia sp. PV-1.
CTCTTCAGACCCATGTGGGTGAATTAAAAAAGAAAAATGAAAAACTGCAAAAAGAGTATTTTGAATTAAAAGAATTAGAAGGCGGCGAGTGAAAAAATTACTGTTTTTATTTATTTTTACGTTCTTGTTTGCTAGAATCAACCCGTTTGTTCCGGTTGTCAAGCCTCAAAACACGATTATTGTAAACCCGTCATATTTTAAAGAAGCCAAGGTGTATCTTCCGAGTGACGCAAGGGTTTTAAAAAAAGTAATTTTCGTATATCAGAGCGTAAGCGGAGATATTAAAGAAAAAACCGTAGAAATAAATAAACACATTGACTTTCACAAGCCTATCTACATATCACACACTCCTAAAAAATTTCCGATGGAAGAGCTTAATTTTTTAGATCTTTTCAAAATGTATATAAAAAACAAAAAAATATTTATTCAGACAAAAGACAAACTTTTAAGAAACTTTTTTCTGGTTAAGCCTTTTAGAATAGTGCTTGATTTTAAAAGAGACGCCGATTTTCTCACTATTAAAAAATATCTTAAAAATTCGTTTGTCAAAAAAGTTGTCGTAGGAAATCATAACGGATATTACAGGGTTGTTATATACTTTGACGCAAAATATATGTATAAACTGACCAAGACACAAGAAGGTATCAAAATTGAACTCCAATAACCTTATTTTAACCGGTTTTATGGGCAGCGGCAAATCCACAGTCGGAAGACTGCTTGCAAAAGAGCTTAACACATATTTTCTTGATACAGACGTGCTGATTGAAAGTTTTGAAAACAGAAAAATCAGCGATATTTTTCAAAGCGACGGAGAGGAAGCTTTTAGAAATATGGAAAAAAAATGTTTTGAATGGATCAAAAACAGCGTCAAAAACACAATAATTTCGGTAGGCGGGGGTTTTCCTGTATTTATACCGGAAATAAAAGAAGCCGGCAAAGTGGTGTATCTGAAAGTTGATTTTGAAAACATATTGAAAAGAATGACCGAAGAGGAAAGAACTAAACGCCCTCTGTTTCAGGATTTGGATAAAGCAAAAGAGCTTTTTGACAAAAGAGATAAAATATATTCCCGTCTAGCCGATATTGTAATATACAATAACAGTTTGGAAAACACTTTACAAAAAATAAAGGATTATTATGCAGGTATCAAATAATACCGACATGAGGACGGCTATACAGGTAGACGTTCAGAAAAAAGCACAGGATGTGGTAAAAAACGTTGTAGGCGATATTTTGGAAAAAACATTCGAAAACACTATGAAAGTAGAGCAGATGTCCGCAGCGGCGACGGGCAGAGGAACCAACATAAATATAAAAGCTTAATTTGCTTTTTTAGTTAATGCGTTTGTAGTAAGCAGACAGTGTAGGGATGTTTTTATTATCCGCTTTTTTCATATTATGATATTAAAAACTGTTAAAATTAAAATAAAAATATAAAATTCGGTTGTAAAACACGATACAAACTGTCAGTGTTAAAGAAAAACAGTTTTATTTACAGTGCCAGACACTTATTGTAAGAGATGGTATAATTGCAGATAAAAACGGAGAACTAATGAACTG
It contains:
- a CDS encoding AMIN domain-containing protein: MKKLLFLFIFTFLFARINPFVPVVKPQNTIIVNPSYFKEAKVYLPSDARVLKKVIFVYQSVSGDIKEKTVEINKHIDFHKPIYISHTPKKFPMEELNFLDLFKMYIKNKKIFIQTKDKLLRNFFLVKPFRIVLDFKRDADFLTIKKYLKNSFVKKVVVGNHNGYYRVVIYFDAKYMYKLTKTQEGIKIELQ
- a CDS encoding shikimate kinase codes for the protein MQVSNNTDMRTAIQVDVQKKAQDVVKNVVGDILEKTFENTMKVEQMSAAATGRGTNINIKA
- a CDS encoding shikimate kinase, whose translation is MNSNNLILTGFMGSGKSTVGRLLAKELNTYFLDTDVLIESFENRKISDIFQSDGEEAFRNMEKKCFEWIKNSVKNTIISVGGGFPVFIPEIKEAGKVVYLKVDFENILKRMTEEERTKRPLFQDLDKAKELFDKRDKIYSRLADIVIYNNSLENTLQKIKDYYAGIK